Within the Bradyrhizobium cosmicum genome, the region AGCTCTTCCAGCACCAGCACGCCGGCGCCGCCGGCAATGACGAAGCCATCACGGTTGATGTCGTAGGGACGCGAGGCGGTGGCGGGCGTGTCGTTGTATTTCGAGGACATCGCGCCCATGGCGTCGAACAACACTGACAGCGACCAGTCCAATTCCTCGCAGCCACCGGCGAAGATGATGTCCTGCTTGCCGATCTGGATGGTCTCATAGGCGTTGCCGACGCAATGGTTCGAGGTCGCGCAGGCCGAGGAGATCGAATAGTTCACGCCCTTGATCTTGAACCAGGTCGCGAGCGTTGCGGAGGCGGTGGACGACATCGCCTTCGGCACTGCAAACGGGCCGACGCGCTTCGGGCCCTTGGTGCGGGTGATGTCCGCAGACTCGACGATGGTGCGGGCGGACGGGCCGCCGGAGCCCATGATGATGCCGGTGCGGATGTTGGAGACTTCGTCAGGCGACAGGCCGGAGTCCTGGATCGCCTGCTCCATCGCGATGTGATTCCAGCCCGCGCCCTGGCCGAGGAAGCGCATCGCACGGCGATCGACAACCGTCGCAGGATCGATCGTCGGCGCACCTTGCACCTGCGAACGGAAGCCGAGCTCGGCATATTTCTCAGCCCGCGAAATGCCAGACTTCGCCTCGTGAAGGCTCGCAAGCACTTCCTGGGTGTTGTTTCCGATGGACGAGACGATGCCCATCCCGGTGACCACAACCCGCCTCATGACAGCCTCGCCTAAATCGTTGTCTTTCTTGGTGATGCGCTCAGCTCAGGCTCGTACCCTGCTTGAACAGGCCGACCTTCAGATCCTTCGCGCGATAGATAATCTGGTCATCGACCGAAAGCCACCCGTCGGCGATGCCGAGCACGAGCTTTGAACGCATCACGCGTTTGATGTCGACGTTGTACACAACCTTGCGGGCCTCGGGCAGCACCTGGCCGCTGAACTTTAATTCGTTCAGTCCGAGCGCGCGCCCTCGACCTTCGCCCCCGGTCCAGCCCAGGAAGAAGCCGACCATTTGCCACAGCGCATCGAGGCCGAGGCAGCCGGGCATGACAGGATCGTTCTTGAAGTGGCAGCCGAAGAACCAGAGGTCGGGCTTCACGTCGAGCTCGGCGCGCACCACGCCCTTGCCGAACTCGCCGCCATTGTCGTTGATCTCCGTGATGCGGTCGAACATCAGCATCGGCGGCAGCGGCAGCTGGGCATTGCCCGGGCCGAACATCTCGCCGCGGGCACATGCCAGCAGATCTTCGTATTCGTAACCATTGCGCCTGTTCAACATGCGGAAGCCTCTGTTCTAACCCCGATTGAGCGGCGTTTCTGGCAAAAATGGGCCCCGTTTAGTCCGGCAAAGCGGCGCCAATTGTCAGCGTCAGGCGCGAATGCCGAGAGCCCGGATGGTCTGCGGACCAGGCCTCAATGCCTGGCAGCGCCAAAATCGGTTTAGCGGAACCGCGCGCTCTCTAACACAGGCGATTTCGGGTGGCAAAGCAGTCTCATGAAGGTAAAATGACGCTATCCTCGCCCGGTTCCGAGCCTGATTAGAACCTCTCTAGTTGCGAGAAACTTGCATGTGCATCTATCTGTCCATATATTGCATATAGATAGTGTCCACGCGTGCCCGAAATTGGAAATGAGCGAGAATACAGCGCCCCGTCACGACGACGACATCCATGCCGCGGCCCTTCTGTCCGGCCGCCAGCCGGCGTTGACCGGTTGCCCGTGGCATGACGTCAACGAAATGCTCCAGTCCGCGGGGCTTCGTCCGACGCGCCAGCGTATGGCGCTCGGCTGGCTCCTGTTCGGCAAGGGTGCGCGCCACCTCACGGCTGAAATGCTGTACGAGGAAGCGACACTGGCCAAGGTCCCGGTTTCGCTGGCGACCGTCTACAACACGCTGAACCAGCTCACCGATGCCGGCCTGCTCCGCCAGGTCAGCGTCGACGGCACCAAGACCTATTTCGACACCAACGTCACCACCCACCACCATTACTACCTCGAGAACAGCCACGAGCTGGTCGATATCGAGGATCCGCATCTGGCGCTGTCCAAGATGCCGGAGGTGCCCGAGGGCTACGAGATCGCGCGCATCGACATGGTCGTGCGCCTGCGCAAGAAGCGCTGAGATTTCGCTGAATTCAATCTGACTTTGTCATGGCCGGGCTTTTGTCCCGGCCATTGTCGTGTATGGCGTCAGTTGACCTGCTCGTCCGAGTAGACGCCCCAAAGGCGCTCCTGCTGGATCCAGCCGTCAAAGCCGTTGCCGGTGACGCGGCACCAGTTTGCGCTGCACTTCTTCACCTGCGTGACGACGCCGGCCTGGAGCTTTGCTGCAACGGCGCTTTCGGGGTCGGCCCGGTCGTAAATCGGCGCGAGCTCGTCCTTGTGCTTCATGGTGACGACCGCAGTGCGGCGACCCGACAGCAGCGAATGATAGACCCAGCCCTCGGCGCCTTCGGAATCGCGCACCCGGCGCCAGTTCTCGAACTCCGCGGTGATTTCGACCGGCAAGCCGGACCGGGTGTAGACCCAGGCCACGTCATTGTCCTTGGTCGGGCCGGCGCGGACGTTCACGTGATCCGATTTGAGGCTCACATAGCGCGGCACGGGAAGGCCGCTGGCGGTCTGGGGCGTGTTGTCCTTGGCCGAATGCCCAGGGCTCACCGTGGCGCTCAACCAGGTGCAAACGAGCGCCATCACCGAACAAAAACGCCCCAACGCCATCAACCCGTCTCCTGTGGAAAACCTGGCTGAGCCAGGTCCTCACCCAATTCCAAAACCCTGCCGCGCGACCCCCAACCCACCCCACGCGGGTGTTCCCAGGCCCTTTGCCCGTGGTTCTTGTCTTGGCCCGGCCTTCTGCTAGAGAGGACGGACACTTGAACAACCAGTTTGCCCGATTTTCCGGCCGGAAATGTCGGGAGAGCTTGAAGGGAACGCCGGGGACGATACGGCAGTCGCAGTGTCGAACAACCGGGTTAATGAGGCCTCAACGACCGGCCTTTGGCGGCAGAGGCGGCCTGCGGCGCCTCATGAGGGCAGGACATGTCGGTGAAGAAAAAGCCCCTCGTCGTGGTAACGCGCAAGCTGCCGGACTCGATCGAGACCCGGATGCGCGAGCTGTTCGACGCGCGGATCAATCTCGAGGACACACCGATGTCGGCCGAGCAGATCGCAGAGGCCGCGCGCACCGCCGATGTGCTGGTTCCCACGGTCACCGATCACATCAGCGCCGACATCGTCAACCAGCCCGACTGCAAGCTCCGCCTGATCGCGAATTTCGGCAACGGCGTCGACAATATCGACGTCGAGGCCGCGCATGCCCGCGGCATCACCGTTACCAACACCCCGAAGGTTCTGACCGAAGACACCGCCGACATGACCATGGCGCTGATCCTGGCCGTGCCGCGCCGGATGATCGAGGGCGCCTCGATCCTGACGGAAGGAAAGCCCTGGGCGGGCTGGTCGCCGACCTGGATGCTCGGCCACCGCATCGGCGGCAAGCGTCTCGGCATCATCGGCATGGGCCGCATCGGCCAGGCGGTCGCACGCCGTGCCCGCGCCTTCGGCCTGCAGATCCACTATCACAATCGGCGTCCCGTCGCGCCCAAGATCGCCGAAGAACTCGGGGCGACCTATTGGGAAAGCCTCGACCAGATGCTGGCGCGGATGGACATCATCTCGGTGAACTGTCCGCATACACCGGCGACCTATCATCTGCTCTCGGCGCGGCGGCTGAAGCTGATCCGGAAAGACGCCTACATCGTCAACACGGCGCGCGGCGAAGTGACCGACGAAGACACGCTGATCAGGCTGATCGAAGGCGGCGAGATCGCCGGCGCCGGCCTCGACGTCTATGAGCACGAGCCCGCGGTCAGTCCGAAGCTGGTGCGGCTCGCCAGGGCCGGCAAGGTGACGCTGCTGCCGCATATGGGTTCGGCCACGATCGAAGGCCGCGTCGAGATGGGCGAGAAGGTGATCATCAACATCCGCACCTTCCTCGACGCGCACAAGCCGCCGGATCGCGTGCTGCCAAGCATGCTCTGAGATTATTTGCTGCGCGTTTCGCGCTTGCGCCAATCCGCAACGAAATCGATGAACGCACGCAGCGCGGGCGGCGTCTGGCGCCGGCTCGGATAGTACAGGAACGGTCCGGGAAACGGCTCGCACCAGTCTTCCATCAAGCTGACCAGTGCGCCGGATGTCACGGCGTCATGGACGTAGCCATCAAGCGTTGCCCAGATACCGACGCCGTCCAGCACGGCGCGCATGGCAAGGCCCATATTGGTCGAGATCAGCTTCGCCGGCGGGTCGACTTTCACGACCTGGCCGCCTTTCTCGAACTCCAGATCATGCATGACGCCGCTCGAGTAACGGGCGCGGATGCAATCATGGTCGAGCAGGTCCTTTGGATGTTTCGGCCGGCCGCGGCGCGCGATATAATCGGGCGAAGCGACCACGACATAGCTCTGCGGACCACTCAGCGGGATCGCCACCATGTCCTGCGCGAGATGCTCGCCATAGCGCACGCCCGCATCGTAGCCTCCACTCACGATGTCGACGAAACCGCTTTCGCTGACGATGTCGAGATCGATCTGCGGATGCGCGCTCAGAAACGGCCCGACCATCGGCGCGAGCACGAGGTCGACCGCCGGCGGCGGCGCGTTGATGCGCAGGCGGCCGGACGCCACCTCGCGCAGGCCGCGCACCTCGTCCAGTGCGTCGCCGACATCGCGCAGCGCCGGGGCCACGCGCGACAGCAGCAGCTCGCCCGCCTCGGTCAGCGCGACGCTGCGGGTGGTGCGGTTCATCAGGCGGACGCCGAGGCGCTCCTCCAGATCCCGGAGCCGCTGGCTAAGGCTCGACACGGACACGCGAATTTCGACCGCGGCACGCCTGAAATTGCGGGTGCGGGCCACCGCCACGAAGGCGTCGAGATCGCGCAGGTCGGGATCGGTCATTGTTCGATAATGTGAACAAGCCATTCTGGATTGTCCAGCTTATCGGCGCAATCAAGCAGGCGCATATCTCGCCTCGTCACGCGGCGCCATCAGCCGCCTTTTGAGGAGAGCCATCATGGAACAGCGTAAACTCGGTTCAACGGGCCCGACCGTCTCCGCCCTCGGTCTCGGCTGCATGGGCATGTCGGAGGTCTATGGCCCCGCCGATCGCGACGAGAGCATCGCCACCGTCCATGCCGCGCTCGATGCCGGCATCACGCTGCTCGACACCGGCGATTTCTACGCCATGGGCCACAACGAGCTGTTGGTCCGGGAAGCGCTGAAAGGCGTGCCGCGCGAAAAAGTGCAGATCAGCGTCAAGTTCGGCGCGCTGCGCGGCCCTGCCGGGGAGTTCGCCGGAATGGACACACGGCCGGCTGCCACCAAAAACTTTCTCGCTTATTCGCTGCAGCGGCTCGACACCGATTACGTCGATGTCTACCGTCCGGCCCGCCTCGATCCCAGCATTCCCATCGAGGAGACCATCGGCGGCCTCGCCGATCTCGTGAAGGCCGGTTACATCAGGCATATCGGCTTATCGGAGGTGGGCTCAGACACCATCCGCCGCGCGCAGGCGGTGCATCCGATCGCCGATCTGCAGATCGAATATTCGCTGATCGAGCGGGGCATCGAACGCGACATCCTGAAGACGTGCCGTGAGCTCGGCATCGCCATCACCGCTTATGGCGTACTGGCGCGTGGCCTGATCAGCGGCCATTGGTCGAAGGATAGCGGCAAGACCGGCAAGGACTACCGGCTGATGACGCCGCGCTTCCAGGGCGCCAACCTCGACGCCAATCTTGCGCTGGTGGAGCAGTTGCGTGCGATCGCCGCCGCGATCGGCGCGACACCGGCGCAGGTCGCGATCGCCTGGGTCGCGGCGCAGGGCCGGGAGATCGTACCGCTGGTCGGCGCCCGCACCCGCAACCGTCTCACCGAAGCGCTCGGTGCAACGAAGGTGACGCTGACGCCGGATCACCTCGCGGCACTGGCCAAGGCCTTTCCGCCCGATATCGCCGCCGGCACACGATATGCCGCCGAGCAGATGGCGCATCTCGACAGCGAGAAGCCGGCCACCAGGTAACGACGGCGGTCAGGTGCGATGGGCGCTGAGATCCGCGACCACAGGCCCATCGCCATTGAGCGGATTGGCGGGATCGCGCGCGTAGCGCAACGTCTCGAAGCGCATCGCGCGTGCATCGACCATCAGGAGGCGGCCGACCAGGCCGTCGCCGAACCCGACGATCTCGCGGATCGCCTCCAGCGCCATCATCGAGCCCATCACGCCCGCAAGCGCGCCCATGACGCCGGCCTCCGCGCAAGCCGGCACCGTGCCGGGCGGCGGGGCCTCCGGAAACAGGCAGCGATAGGTCGGATTGAATGTTCCGTCGGCGTTCGTCTCATGCGCGCGAATGGTGGTGAGCGAGCCGTCGAAGGTGCCGAGCGCCGCCGAGATCAGCGGCTTTTTCGCGAAGAAGCAGGCGTCAGAGACCAGATAGCGCGTCGCAAAATTGTCGGAGCCGTCGAGCACGAGATCGTAGTCGCCGATCAGGCTGAGCGCGTTGTCGGCGTTGAGCCAGGTGGCGTGGCCGACGAAGCGGACATGCGGATTCAGCGCCGCGATCCGCTCGGCCGCGCTCTCGACCTTGTGCCGGCCGATGTCGGGCGTCGCGTGGATCACCTGGCGCTGGAGGTTTGACAGCGACACAACGTCGTCATCGACCACGCCGAGCGTGCCGATGCCGGCGGCAGCCAGATACATCAAAGCGGGCGCACCGAGCCCGCCGGCGCCAATCACCAGCACGGAGGCCCGTTGCAGCGCGGCCTGGCCCGGCCCGCCGACATCGCGCAGCACGATATGGCGGGCATAGCGTTCGAGTTCGTCCGCGCTGAGCATCGTCGTCCTTCCACATCCCTCCCCTCATGGTGAGGAGGCGCGAAGCGCCGTCTCGAACCATGAAGGCCCCGCTGCGGCAGCTCGGCCTGCATCCTTCGAGACGCCGCTTACGCGGCTCCTCAGGATGAGGGGCACCACCTGAACCACCCCAATAGTGTTCGCGACCAACGAGATGTGCTTGAATGGCATTGCGTTCAATGGGCTGGCTGGATTTGTCATGAGATCGATGCTTGCGGCAACACTGATGTTGACTTCTGCCACAGGCGCGAGCGCCCAGATGACGACGCCGCACGTCCCCGGCACAAAGCCCAAGGTGGTCCAGACCGTCCCGATCAAGCCGCCGGCCCTGCAGACGCCGTCGCAGACGGCGGACGGCATGACGCAGGCGGAACGGCTGTCGCTGCAGTCCGACCTCGCCTGGGTCGGCCAGTATAACGGCGCCATCACCGGCGACGTCAGCGCGCGCATGGTCGAGGCTATCAAGGAATACCAGAAGCTCAAGGGCGGCAAGCCGACCGGCGTGCTCAATCCGCAGGAGCGTGCCGCGCTCGCCGAGACTGCGCGGCGGAAGCAGGAGGGCGTCGGCTGGAAACTCGTGACGGAGATGACCAGCGGCGCTCGGCTCGGTATTCCCTCAAAATTGGTGCCGCAGCAGGCCACCGACGCGAACGGCTCGAAATGGACCTCACCGACAGGAACGGTGCAGGTGCTGCTCAGCCGCCGCAAGGAGCCAAACCCCACCACCGCCAAGCTCGCCGAGTTCGAGAAGAAGGAGCCGGCCGGACGCAAGGTCGACTACACCGTGGTGAAGCCCGACTTCTTCGTGCTGTCGGGATTGCAGGGCCTGAAGAAATTCTACGTCCGCGGCACCTTCAAGGGCGACGAGGTCCGCATCATGACGATCCTCTACGACCAGGCGACCGAGAACACCGTCGAGCCGGTCGTGATCGCGATGTCGAGCGCCTTCAACGCGTTTCCATCAGGCCCGCAAGCCGGGCCGCCGCCGCGCAAGACCGTCAAATACGGCACCGGCATCGTCGTCAGCGACGACGGCGCGATTCTGGCCGACCGCCTCGTCACCGACAGCTGTCTTGCGATCACCATCGCCGGCTACGGCAGCGCCGACCGCCTCGCCGAGGACAAGGAGCACGATCTCGCGCTGCTGCACATCTACGGCGCGCGCGGCCTGAAGCCGCTCAGCCTTGCCGGCGGCGCGGCAAAGACGAGCGTCGATATCATCGGCATCGCCGATCCGCAGAGCCAGGGCGGCGCGGCGGGCGTGTCGAGCCTCAAGGGCGCGCTGGCGCCGGTCACATCAAGCGATTCCGCACTGTCGCCGCCACCGGCGGTTGGATTTTCCGGTGGCCCCGCGATCGATGGCGACGGCAAGTTCGCGGGCGTCGCACTGCTGAAGCCGGCAATGGTTGCGGGACCTGCGACGGCCGTGCCGGCCTCACAGGCGGTGATGGTCTCGGCAGAGACCGTGCGTGATTTCCTGAAGGCGAACGATGTCGTTGCGAATGGCACGTCCGCGGACGCGAAAGCCGCCGTCGTTCGCGTCATCTGCGTACGGAAGTAACATGATGCGTCGTCCCATCTCCCTCTCCATCGCAGTGACAGTCGCGCTGATGGGCTTCGCGGCCCGGGCACAATCGCCAGCGCTGCCGACGCCGAAGGTCGAGGAGGTGATGGTGAAGGTGGCGCTGCTGACGCTCAATGACGCCAATCTCACCGGCAACTACGATGTCCTCTATGCGAAAATGGCGAGACCGTTTCGCGAACGCTATTCATCCGGCACGCTGAAGCAGGCCTTCAGGACCTTTGCCGGGCATCACATCGACGCCATCGCCGGCATGCCGATCGTTGCGACTGAAGACCCGGAGATCAACGACAACGGCGCGCTGTTGTTGCGCGGCTATTTCGACACGACACCCTCGCGGCTGAGTTACGAGCTGGATTACGCCGTGTCGGAGGGCGAATGGAAGCTGATCACGATCGACGTCAAGGTGCGATCGATTCAGACCGAAGCAAGCGCAACCGACCTGATCGCGCGCGCCGCCGCAGACGTAGCGGGCGGCAGCGCGAAAAAATGACGCTCAGGCGAGCCTGAACCTGATCCCGGCCTTCGCAAGGCCACCGGAGATCCCGATCGGCGTGCCGTCCGCGCGCCAGCAGGCGGCGCCGGTCATGGTGCCGTCGTCGTGGAAGGCGATGCCGTTCATGCCGCCGGCAACCGTCGCAACCGGCTGCACCTCGTGGCCGAGCGCCGCGAGCTTCTTGCGCACGCTCTCCGGCACGGTCTGCTCGACCTCGAGCGCGTTGCCCTCGGTCCAGACCCGCGGGGCCTCGACCGCTTCCTGCAGACTCATGCCGTGGTCGATCAGATTGACCAGCGCCTGCATCGCGCTCGGGAAGATGCGTTTGCCGCCGGGCAGGCCGAGCGCATAACGCAGCTTGCCGTCGCGTACCGCCATCATCGGCGACATCGAGGTCGTCACGCGCTTGCCCGGCGCCAGCGACAGCGCGTGACCCGGACGCGGATCGAACAGGTTCATGTAGTTGTTGGCGATCGCGCCCAGCCCCGGGATCATGATCTTGGCTCCGAACAGATTGTTGATGGTCTGCGTGGTCGCGACCACGTTGCCGAAGCTGTCTGCCGCCGTCATGTGCGTGGTGTGCGCGCCTTCGAGCGGCGACACGCCGGCGCTCCAGGCCTGCGCCCGCGACGGATCGATGGCGCGGCGGCGCTCCTCGGCATAGGCCTTTGACGTCAGCTTCTCCACGGGCACGCCGACATAGTCAGGATCGCCGCTGGCCGCGGCACGATCGGCGAAGGCGATCTTCAGGACCTCGGCGAGGTAATGAATCGTCTCCGATGTGCCGAAACCGAGGCCGCCGATGTCATAGCCCTCCAGGATGTTGAGCATCTGCGCGATGTGCACGCCTGAGGCTGCGGGCGGCGGCGGGCCAAGGATGGTCCAGCCGCGATAGTCGGCACGAATCGGCTGCCGTTCGACGGTCTTGTAGCTGGTGAGATCGTTGCGGCGGATGAAGCCGCCGGTCTTCTCCATGTAGTCGGCGAGGATGTCGCCGAGCGGCCCCTCGTAGAGCGCGGTCTCACCGTGATCGGCAATATAACGCAGCGTCTCGGCATATTCGGCCTGCACGACGCGCTCGCCGACCTTCAGCGGTGCACCGTCGGGCAGATAGATCGCTGAGATCGGCTTGTCCTTGCGCATCTCGGCGGCGCTCTCGCTGATGCATTCGTGCAAATAGGGAGTCGCTGCATAGCCGCGCGCGGCGTGCTTGATCGCGGGCTGCAAGACG harbors:
- the fabB gene encoding beta-ketoacyl-ACP synthase I, with translation MRRVVVTGMGIVSSIGNNTQEVLASLHEAKSGISRAEKYAELGFRSQVQGAPTIDPATVVDRRAMRFLGQGAGWNHIAMEQAIQDSGLSPDEVSNIRTGIIMGSGGPSARTIVESADITRTKGPKRVGPFAVPKAMSSTASATLATWFKIKGVNYSISSACATSNHCVGNAYETIQIGKQDIIFAGGCEELDWSLSVLFDAMGAMSSKYNDTPATASRPYDINRDGFVIAGGAGVLVLEELEHAKARGARIYGEIVGYGATSDGYDMVAPSGEGAERCMRMAMSTVKTKVDYINPHATSTPAGDPPEIEALRKVFGVGEKCPPISATKALTGHSLGATGVQEAIYSLLMMNNGFICESAHIQELDPVFADMPIVRKRIDNVKIGTVLSNSFGFGGTNATLVFSRLDV
- the fabA gene encoding bifunctional 3-hydroxydecanoyl-ACP dehydratase/trans-2-decenoyl-ACP isomerase, whose protein sequence is MLNRRNGYEYEDLLACARGEMFGPGNAQLPLPPMLMFDRITEINDNGGEFGKGVVRAELDVKPDLWFFGCHFKNDPVMPGCLGLDALWQMVGFFLGWTGGEGRGRALGLNELKFSGQVLPEARKVVYNVDIKRVMRSKLVLGIADGWLSVDDQIIYRAKDLKVGLFKQGTSLS
- the irrA gene encoding iron response transcriptional regulator IrrA produces the protein MSENTAPRHDDDIHAAALLSGRQPALTGCPWHDVNEMLQSAGLRPTRQRMALGWLLFGKGARHLTAEMLYEEATLAKVPVSLATVYNTLNQLTDAGLLRQVSVDGTKTYFDTNVTTHHHYYLENSHELVDIEDPHLALSKMPEVPEGYEIARIDMVVRLRKKR
- a CDS encoding SH3 domain-containing protein, whose product is MALGRFCSVMALVCTWLSATVSPGHSAKDNTPQTASGLPVPRYVSLKSDHVNVRAGPTKDNDVAWVYTRSGLPVEITAEFENWRRVRDSEGAEGWVYHSLLSGRRTAVVTMKHKDELAPIYDRADPESAVAAKLQAGVVTQVKKCSANWCRVTGNGFDGWIQQERLWGVYSDEQVN
- a CDS encoding 2-hydroxyacid dehydrogenase, whose translation is MSVKKKPLVVVTRKLPDSIETRMRELFDARINLEDTPMSAEQIAEAARTADVLVPTVTDHISADIVNQPDCKLRLIANFGNGVDNIDVEAAHARGITVTNTPKVLTEDTADMTMALILAVPRRMIEGASILTEGKPWAGWSPTWMLGHRIGGKRLGIIGMGRIGQAVARRARAFGLQIHYHNRRPVAPKIAEELGATYWESLDQMLARMDIISVNCPHTPATYHLLSARRLKLIRKDAYIVNTARGEVTDEDTLIRLIEGGEIAGAGLDVYEHEPAVSPKLVRLARAGKVTLLPHMGSATIEGRVEMGEKVIINIRTFLDAHKPPDRVLPSML
- a CDS encoding LysR family transcriptional regulator; its protein translation is MTDPDLRDLDAFVAVARTRNFRRAAVEIRVSVSSLSQRLRDLEERLGVRLMNRTTRSVALTEAGELLLSRVAPALRDVGDALDEVRGLREVASGRLRINAPPPAVDLVLAPMVGPFLSAHPQIDLDIVSESGFVDIVSGGYDAGVRYGEHLAQDMVAIPLSGPQSYVVVASPDYIARRGRPKHPKDLLDHDCIRARYSSGVMHDLEFEKGGQVVKVDPPAKLISTNMGLAMRAVLDGVGIWATLDGYVHDAVTSGALVSLMEDWCEPFPGPFLYYPSRRQTPPALRAFIDFVADWRKRETRSK
- a CDS encoding aldo/keto reductase; translated protein: MEQRKLGSTGPTVSALGLGCMGMSEVYGPADRDESIATVHAALDAGITLLDTGDFYAMGHNELLVREALKGVPREKVQISVKFGALRGPAGEFAGMDTRPAATKNFLAYSLQRLDTDYVDVYRPARLDPSIPIEETIGGLADLVKAGYIRHIGLSEVGSDTIRRAQAVHPIADLQIEYSLIERGIERDILKTCRELGIAITAYGVLARGLISGHWSKDSGKTGKDYRLMTPRFQGANLDANLALVEQLRAIAAAIGATPAQVAIAWVAAQGREIVPLVGARTRNRLTEALGATKVTLTPDHLAALAKAFPPDIAAGTRYAAEQMAHLDSEKPATR
- a CDS encoding HesA/MoeB/ThiF family protein; its protein translation is MLSADELERYARHIVLRDVGGPGQAALQRASVLVIGAGGLGAPALMYLAAAGIGTLGVVDDDVVSLSNLQRQVIHATPDIGRHKVESAAERIAALNPHVRFVGHATWLNADNALSLIGDYDLVLDGSDNFATRYLVSDACFFAKKPLISAALGTFDGSLTTIRAHETNADGTFNPTYRCLFPEAPPPGTVPACAEAGVMGALAGVMGSMMALEAIREIVGFGDGLVGRLLMVDARAMRFETLRYARDPANPLNGDGPVVADLSAHRT
- a CDS encoding serine protease, with product MRSMLAATLMLTSATGASAQMTTPHVPGTKPKVVQTVPIKPPALQTPSQTADGMTQAERLSLQSDLAWVGQYNGAITGDVSARMVEAIKEYQKLKGGKPTGVLNPQERAALAETARRKQEGVGWKLVTEMTSGARLGIPSKLVPQQATDANGSKWTSPTGTVQVLLSRRKEPNPTTAKLAEFEKKEPAGRKVDYTVVKPDFFVLSGLQGLKKFYVRGTFKGDEVRIMTILYDQATENTVEPVVIAMSSAFNAFPSGPQAGPPPRKTVKYGTGIVVSDDGAILADRLVTDSCLAITIAGYGSADRLAEDKEHDLALLHIYGARGLKPLSLAGGAAKTSVDIIGIADPQSQGGAAGVSSLKGALAPVTSSDSALSPPPAVGFSGGPAIDGDGKFAGVALLKPAMVAGPATAVPASQAVMVSAETVRDFLKANDVVANGTSADAKAAVVRVICVRK
- the ggt gene encoding gamma-glutamyltransferase; this translates as MSENWRDRTATTFDCQKMPAVSSRGMVVSNHPLASSAGAEMLAAGGNAVDAAIATLFTLTVVEPMMVGIIGGGMAHIRLADGSHRFIDGQSTVPAAVRDTTYTSKPGSAHDVFDTVGNENLTGPKAVATPGSLKAWCETLRRFGTMSLADVLQPAIKHAARGYAATPYLHECISESAAEMRKDKPISAIYLPDGAPLKVGERVVQAEYAETLRYIADHGETALYEGPLGDILADYMEKTGGFIRRNDLTSYKTVERQPIRADYRGWTILGPPPPAASGVHIAQMLNILEGYDIGGLGFGTSETIHYLAEVLKIAFADRAAASGDPDYVGVPVEKLTSKAYAEERRRAIDPSRAQAWSAGVSPLEGAHTTHMTAADSFGNVVATTQTINNLFGAKIMIPGLGAIANNYMNLFDPRPGHALSLAPGKRVTTSMSPMMAVRDGKLRYALGLPGGKRIFPSAMQALVNLIDHGMSLQEAVEAPRVWTEGNALEVEQTVPESVRKKLAALGHEVQPVATVAGGMNGIAFHDDGTMTGAACWRADGTPIGISGGLAKAGIRFRLA